One Kitasatospora sp. MAP12-44 DNA segment encodes these proteins:
- a CDS encoding CBS domain-containing protein — MQHRTVHDVMTQGVVTARPDTPFKEVAGLFHRNDVTAVPVVDDRDRPLGMVSEMDLLRSEALQPDPAGHGASAQSSPDERPRAEAATAGALMTSPAVSARPEWSIVEAARVMDRKRVKRMPVVDETGRLVGIVSRSDLLRLFLRHDAAIHEEIIHDVIGETLWLTPTAVQVAVHEGVVTLAGRVEQKSLIPVVERLCRSVDGVVAVHHTLGYTVDDTGTDLGEPLTHGTVGPFTSHR; from the coding sequence ATGCAGCACCGCACCGTCCACGACGTGATGACCCAGGGGGTCGTCACCGCCCGGCCCGACACCCCTTTCAAGGAGGTCGCCGGACTGTTCCACCGCAACGACGTCACCGCGGTCCCCGTCGTCGACGACCGGGACCGCCCGCTCGGGATGGTCTCCGAGATGGACCTGCTCCGCAGCGAGGCCCTCCAGCCGGACCCCGCAGGCCACGGCGCCTCGGCTCAGTCGAGCCCGGACGAGCGGCCCCGCGCCGAGGCCGCGACCGCCGGCGCGCTGATGACCAGCCCCGCCGTCTCCGCCCGCCCCGAGTGGAGCATCGTCGAGGCGGCCCGGGTGATGGACCGCAAGAGGGTCAAGCGCATGCCCGTGGTCGACGAGACCGGACGGCTGGTCGGCATCGTCAGCAGGAGCGACCTGCTGCGGCTCTTCCTGCGCCACGACGCGGCCATCCACGAGGAGATCATCCACGACGTCATCGGCGAGACCCTCTGGCTGACCCCCACCGCAGTCCAGGTCGCCGTGCACGAGGGCGTTGTCACCCTGGCCGGCCGCGTCGAACAGAAGAGCCTGATCCCGGTCGTCGAACGGCTCTGCCGCTCGGTCGACGGCGTCGTAGCCGTCCACCACACCCTCGGCTACACCGTCGACGACACCGGGACCGACCTCGGCGAACCCCTCACCCACGGCACGGTCGGCCCGTTCACCTCCCACCGCTGA